CACAGAAGATCTTGTTCTGACTTACAGGGTCCAGGGGCTCTTTGGTGGGCCGCGCCGCCCCCGCCATGTTTCTCGGTCACCGGCAGAACCCCCTCCCAAGCTGCTGCTCCTTCCCACCCCGCGCCCCGGTCTCCTAGCAACTGCGGACGATGGGAATTTCTCCAGCCCGGAAGCCGGCTTTCGCCTCTTTCTTTCTCATTGGCCGAAAAATTAAAGGTCCCGCAGCGCTGATTGGCGGATGCGCTCAAGGCTTCAGATTTGAATCGGCGTGCAGCAAAGGCTGCCCTAACCCGGCGGAAAGAGCTGTGCCTGCAGAACGCGGACAACGCGACAGCCGCTGCAGACCGGGCGCCGGTGGGCGTGAAAAACCCGGTGCCTTTTCAAGGGCGATTCCAGCCTGGTCTGTTCTAGCCGGCGTCGgtctccagttcctctgcaggctcAGGCCAGAATGCAGCCAAGCTTCCAGTCGGACGGGCGGGTTCGCTGCACGGTAGCGATAGAGCATTTGGGTGCGGCGGTCCCGAGTCGAGTGCTGCTCCGGGACGCCTGGCTTACACTGGGGCGCGATGAGTTCCGAGAGCTCGTGTTGCGCGTGACCAGCTGCAGCGGCGCCGAGGTTCCCCGCAACTTCCCGTTACGCCGGGACGGAATACGGCTGTTCACACGTTTCGTGAAGGATGGCAAGAGCTCGGTGCGTTTGGGCTCCGGCCCCAAGCACGTCCAGCTGCTGTTCTCGAACTGTCCGCCCGACCAGCTGCGTCGCTTCATCCAGATGTTGCGCATCAAGTTCAAGGCCACCCAGGAAGGAATCCAGCCCGTGAGCGACCGGACGAGGCTCCTCTCTGGCCTGCCCCGCACTTTCGACACGGTCAGTCCTGTGCAGGCCCGCGACCTGCAGCAGGGGAACGTCCGTCAAGCCCTAGCTGACGTTGCAGGGACCCCCACGAGAGGCCAGACACTCCGCAACGAAGCCCGGAAACGTGCCCGGGTCGAATCGTTGGACGGCAACCAGGTGAGACTTCGGCCTGAACGTGTAAGCACTCTTGACTGAGTACTCCTTAAGCAGCATTTTCTTTCTCCAGAGTCCATAGAAAGAGTTTAAGCTTGATAGCTCTAGCTACTGATTTGAAGTATTATACAATGGAGATAGAAATGTACTTTGCATATGGTTACCGGCATATCTGCTTTGCTTACTTTATCGTCTCTTTTCCCCCAGAGACTCAAAGCAGACTACTGGTTATAAACAATGCAACGAGACAACATAGAACATCCAAAGATAAATAAAAAGGACCAGAGTTATAGAATTAGTAAAGAATAAACCATCTTAAAGGCAAAGTATATTATAAGCAGTATAGAAAGTGGAATTAACAAGAAAAATACAATGCAGTTAGAGTGGGTAATACCTGTAGTAGTCATTGTAGTGAACTACCATCTCATTTTATTATAAAGATgtcctacttatttatttaaatatatttaaacacaTTATATTACATGTTTCAAATCTGGGCTGTGGCTCGGAAAACAGTCATAGTTTAAAGAAAACTTTGCCTAGAAGTGTGGGACTAGCAAAATGGATCCAATGCTCCTCCTTTACTTCTTTCTtcttaatttaaataataatgaaaGCAAGCATGGAGAAAATCCATCTACTGCATTAGTGAATAAGAGCAGGGAGGTGGATTTGGTCTCCCTTGTATAGAGGATAGATTTCTGGggctccctctctctttgttgcTGCTCTGAGCTACCACCTGCATGTCACCCTCTACAGCAGTAGATGTGCTAGCCTAGTTAAATATAGACAAGGAATTGGTGTCATTTGATCCCTCCTATATATTTTCTTGCAAGACTAGGTACACTGCAACTCTGGAACCACAGTATTATTGCGCAGATGTGTCCTACTTTCAAATATAGTAACAAACATCCATGTAATTTTTCAAATAATCAAAGCCCTTCACTGACTAGCAGATTACTGTTCAAATTGCATTTCCCACTCGTCTGGTGCTTCTATGTAAGCGAGAGGGTAGTGTTAAACACTTCAGATTAGTTTTGAGTGCGAGATGTGTATTGAAGGGTGGACTTTGTTTCAAAGTGTGGGGCTTCCTTCCAGGTGACTGAAATAGAGCCAACGAAGAAGCTGGCTTGGTTGAGGCACCCCAAAACAACACTCACACAAGAACAGTCAATGGTGCTGAATGCAGTGCTAAGTGGAAAGAACATCTTCTTCACGGGAAGTGCTGGTGAGAcaagagagggtgggaagagagatACTTCACCTGCCATACTGTGAATTCCAAATATCCCCTAGGGCTGCACAATCTGGAGGATTCTAATTCAAGGTTTCTCATAACTGTAGTTCATGTAGCTCCAAGTTGTACAACACCCCTCCAGTGTATGCTGAAACCTGATCTTTCTGTTCAGCTTTTGAGATGTAGGTGGGAAGAGATTCTCCTGGCCTTAATACTTACTGAATGAGACTTTCTCCAGTCAGGCAATATTAGTAACTATCATTTGCCTTGTAAATGGGTTCTCGTGCAGTGGAAAGTTGCAAATGGACAGAGAGAATGTGGGAATGGAATTTAAAGGCAAACTGAACTGATATGGACTATATGCGTCTGAGACAACTGTTCTTTCCAAAGGGACCGGAAAATCCTACTTGCTAAAAAGGATTGTGGCCTCACTGCCTCCAAACAGCACTTATGCTACGGCCAGCACAGGAGTGGCAGCATGTCAGATTGGTGGAACCACACTCCATGCCTTTGCAGGTAACCAAGGCCTTGGGAAGGAAGGGTAGAAAGAGCCTGGTGTTAGGATCTATGATGCTCTCTTCATCCCCCAAATCTTTGCAGGTATTGGTTCCGGAAAGGCTCCCCTACATCAGTGCATTGAGTTGGCTCAGAGGTCGGGGGTACGGCTGCAGTGGCTGAACTGCCAACATCTGATCATTGATGAGATCTCTATGGTAGATGGTGAATTATTTGATAAACTGGAGGCAGTGGCCAGGTATGTACTTACAGGGAGTATCCCTGTACTTGCTTTTGTTGTGTGGGTATAGGTGCATTGGTGGCATTAGCAAGGCAGGTCACAGCTGTACCCAATTCTGCCTTGATAAAACCTGCGTGTGAGTCCTTGGGGATAAAGGGGTAAAGTTCAgagacatatatattttttaaattgaggtGGGATACTGTAAGCCTAGATTCTGTAGCAAGCAGCTCTAGCAAGTGTACCTTTTGTTCACGTGTACTCTTCAGTTTCAAATCTAGTGCAAACTACTACCATGGCTCTAGGAGGATTGTGGCTACTGACCAACATTTGTCATGTTTGTCCTCCAGGCAACTGGTTCCACTCCTTAGTCTGATGCTCAGGATTCTGCCCATGTGGCACCCTCCTGAAACTCTTATTTTTCCACTACACGGCAAGCTCTTTTTCCTCTCTCAAGTGTATTCTGTGTCTTGGTAGTATATTACATGCACAGGCATCACAAGGAAAAGTGATGTGTGGGTTGATCAAGGTGGAAGGCTTTTCATTAAGAAGTAATGAAACAAGAAAAACTCcattgctgccactgccaccagccTACCCAGTAGCATGGAAGatgctttttggccctggccccagcctggtggaatgagctcccaggaaagctgCGGACTCTGATGGTActatcaacattccgcagggtctgtaagatggagctcttccgccaggcttttgtttgaggctggggagggagagctgTTCTGGGATTTAGAAACTGGGGGTCCTGTCTAGTGGAAGGCGCTGTGTAAGATTCACCCGGTTGTGCCAGAGTATGGATAGAGTTGGGGTAGGTGATCTACTGACTGGGAAAGGAGAAGGTTGATGTTTCTGCCATCTGTTGGAGTTTTTAGATTGTACTGTTATTTTATTGGGTATTGTGGGTTTTTatggaaattatttttatattgtttgtaAGCCGCCTCGGGTGAACTTTGTtgggaagagcagggtataaattaaattataaataaataaataaactgtggcCTGCCTGCCTTATACAATGGTGATTAGGATTGCTGAGAATTTTAGCACTTTCCTCAAAGTGCATAATTCAATTTTAGCAATCCTAATTATCAGTTTATGACAGTCACTGCTCTTCCATATTACAGGGTAAGCTTGTGTTCTTCACCACAGTGCCATGGCAATGTGATAGGTTTTAGTAGAGACCTTTACCTTAAGCTTTGGAAGGATGATGGATTTGTACAGAGAATCTGAGGCTTATGATAGAATCTGGATTGTACCATGCAAGTAACGTCACTGTTTGCACTTCTGCTGAGACAAAGTCTCATAGGAACATTGGTATCAAACATGTGCTAGAAGGACTGTTTAGCTGCAGGGGCTTTGCATTTCGCTTTCTCCTGGAAATGAGTGATAGCTTCTCACTGAAGGTGGCTGTTTGTCTGTGCTGTGTTAGAACCATCAGGAAGTGTGAGGATCCATTTGGAGGAATCCAACTCATCATCTGTGGAGACTTCCTGCAACTACCCCCAGTCAGTAAAGGCACTGAACAAGCCAAGTTTTGCTTCCAGGTATGTTGCTGCTGATATTGTTCACTAGCTATCCCACTGCTGGCCTATTAACTTCAACCAACATTGCTCTTTCACAGGCAAAAAGCTGGAGGAGGTGTGTCCACTTGAACATGGAACTGACCAAAGTACAGAGACAGACTGACAAAGATTTCATTTACCTCCTGAATGCAGTCCGCCAGGGCAGGTGTGGTGTCAGCTCTTCCCATAATAATCTCAGGAATTATGACGTTTCCAGGCTATACAATTGTCAGCTGTTTGGCTGTCCCTGGGTCACCGAAGAAAAAGCTTGGTCTTGTGAAAGATCTGTGTGTTCATATGCACATGTCCATATTAGAGTTAAACTTCCTAATTTGATGGGGTTATAACTTGAGTATTTCCACAGAGGGAAAAAAATGCAAGGTGGATGTGGATAGCAAGGCATGCATCTATATAGGTTATTGGGTCAGGGTAATGATGTTGGTGTTCTTCATCAAATACTCCAGGTTTTAGTTGTCTTGCTTGTAAATGCTCTCATCAATCCTTGTCAGATGCACAGAGGAGGTCATCAAACAGCTGACTGCAACTAAGACCCACAAGTTAGAAAGAGATGGAATCCTGGCCACTCAGTTGTGCACCCACAAGGATGACGTGGAACTAATGAATGCAAAAAGACTGAAGGAGCTATCTGGTAAGAATGTTGAAGGGAAAGACTGTAAAAACCACTGCAAGGGATGGGGAGACTTTCAGTTTGGGTAAGATCTGTAGATGGCAGGAACAGAAATCTTGATGTTTTGATCAGAAATAAGCTACTGCAGAAGGGTAAGAGAACACCACAGAATCAGACCACGTTTCACCAGCAATAAAGCTTCCCTGTCATGAGATTCTTCTGCAAGTATTTGATAGAATAAAAGGTTAGTAAAGGCTGAGCAGAGACAAAAAGGGGGAAGGATTAGTTTTGGGTGGTGGGTTCTTGGATCTTATGGATAATGTCTAGGGAGTGACTTTTAGAGTAATGTGTAATGCCTGGGGTTTTGGTATCTAGAGCTATAGAAATATTTATAATTGAGACCCTGTATAAGCAGATTATCTTTTAGGGAAACTAATGTGTGGAGTAGCTCTTTGAAAATACATTAAGGAGTGAAGAGATTATAAAttcttttatgtggtttgtgcttttTAGGAGAATCAAGGTCCTACAAGGCTGTGGATAGTGACCCTGTGTTGGTGAAAACTTTAGATGCATACTGTCCTGTAAGCAGCATCATTGAACTTAAACTGGGTGCCCAGGTAAGAAGAAAACATGACATGTGGGGTTGCCTGGGTTCAGAAGCAGCTCATGGGCTGGCAATGGGATTTGACCTCAGCCCCTAAGAAAGTTCTTATTTCCATTAGTTTGCTCACTAACATCACAGGGCTGGCATTGTTTTCATAGGCTCGTACAAAAGGAAGCTGTAGTCCCTACATAAATAGAAGTTACCTTGGTTTTTAATATGACTTCACCAGAGAATATGGATCAAGTTTGCCAGTGAACAAGCATAGCAGTTGCAAAAGAATTTGAGCAATTTTCTATGGCCAGTATTAGTCATATGCCTAGTTGAAGAGGCATGGCTACATTTGCAGATAACTACCAAATGTAATGGGTCTGTTCCTTTAAGCCATGTATGTGGGCTCTGTGTCATTTCTGCAAATCTGTAAACTCTGGAACTCCAGCATTGTCTAATAGTGGAggaagtcatttttttttttaatagcaacTCACAACAGCTAGAATCAAGTTTTCCTACCAGGATTGAGGGTAGGTGAGCCCTTTTTTGCAAGTCTTCTGTAACAGGGAATTCCTTGTTGTGGTTCTTTATTCTGTTAGGTGATGCTTACCAAGAATCTGGATGTATCCAAGGGTTTGGTGAATGGGGCTCGTGGAGTTGTGATTGGATTTGTAACTGAAGGAAAAGGTTAGTTTCTAAAAGGCATGCTTGAGAATTTAGTGTTTCCTGGAAAATGAAGCATTGTTATCAATTGGCACTTCTGCTTTTTGAAAAATAACTGCTCTCCTTTGTAACTTCGCTTTTAATTCTTTGCTGCCCCATCTTAATAATTAAATTTTATATCACTTGGAGGGGTTGATGTAGATTCCTGTGGCTGAAATGGAAGAGCTTCGGGAACTAATATGAAGCACCTCGAAACATGTAATGCCTGCTCCAAAagctaggctaaaaaaaaaaaaaaggaaaaaagcctCATGCGCTGCATTCTTCCTATAGGGCTACCTAAAGTGAGGTTTCTGTGTGGTGTCACTACTGCTGTTGGGTTGGAACGATGGGTCTTCAAGGGACCAGCAGGGATACATCTGACTCGCCAACAGTTGCCTTTAAAACTTGCTTGGGCCATTTCCATCCACAAGAGCCAGGTTAGTGACTCGTCCCATAGTATCCATTACAGCTAATGTGCAGCCATGGTGGTCAACTATCAGCAAAAAGCAAGGCTTCTTGATGGTAGCACAGAAGATAACATTTACATctctttactatttatttatggaTTGAGGAATTTATATTCCACAGCTTCACCCAAAGGTCCCAGAGTGAGTcatataatctttaaaccgcccgtggcgccacggactatataattcggtaaggggtctggaggtgggattagtccgtgatgaggaagggtccggattggacccttcctcacgacagacaaacagagagaccaatcggcaggcgcaaagcgcctgccgattggttcctcctggcctgacgcggcgagaggcctgACGCTACCcgagagcccccggcagccgcgcatagcgcggctgccgggggctccctgcccggcgggctgacgcggcgagaggtgcttcgcgcctctcgccgcgtcaggccgctgcccgagggagcccccggcagtcgcgcagagcgcggctgccaagggctccctcggccagcgggctgacgcggcgagaggcgcgaagcacctctcgccgcgtcagcccgccggagGATCCCTCGGGTAGCCGCCTGACTCTCGCCGCATTGGAAAAGACTCTCACCCGCAGGAAaagaccccggcagtcgcgtggagcgcggctgccggccccTCCCCGCTGCTACTGACTACACGGAGCTGACTACAGAGCCATCGCCGCGGGACAACACAGAATGTATGTATCTAGATCCCGCTGTATCCcttttacagcgggctatatttctagtacaaaataaaatctaaagcagtggtccccaacctttttatcaccggggactggtcaacggctgacaattttactgaggccccggggaggggagtcttttgctgaggaatatcgctgccaccgcctgagcccctgctcaactTGCTTTTCCCCTGGAgccactgacttcctgccgcccactagggggcgctgccagcagcagctgcgcagtgccac
The nucleotide sequence above comes from Paroedura picta isolate Pp20150507F chromosome 4, Ppicta_v3.0, whole genome shotgun sequence. Encoded proteins:
- the PIF1 gene encoding ATP-dependent DNA helicase PIF1 isoform X3, with translation MQPSFQSDGRVRCTVAIEHLGAAVPSRVLLRDAWLTLGRDEFRELVLRVTSCSGAEVPRNFPLRRDGIRLFTRFVKDGKSSVRLGSGPKHVQLLFSNCPPDQLRRFIQMLRIKFKATQEGIQPVSDRTRLLSGLPRTFDTVSPVQARDLQQGNVRQALADVAGTPTRGQTLRNEARKRARVESLDGNQVRLRPERVTEIEPTKKLAWLRHPKTTLTQEQSMVLNAVLSGKNIFFTGSAGTGKSYLLKRIVASLPPNSTYATASTGVAACQIGGTTLHAFAGIGSGKAPLHQCIELAQRSGVRLQWLNCQHLIIDEISMVDGELFDKLEAVARTIRKCEDPFGGIQLIICGDFLQLPPVSKGTEQAKFCFQAKSWRRCVHLNMELTKVQRQTDKDFIYLLNAVRQGRCTEEVIKQLTATKTHKLERDGILATQLCTHKDDVELMNAKRLKELSGESRSYKAVDSDPVLVKTLDAYCPVSSIIELKLGAQVMLTKNLDVSKGLVNGARGVVIGFVTEGKGLPKVRFLCGVTTAVGLERWVFKGPAGIHLTRQQLPLKLAWAISIHKSQGMSLDCVEISLARVFECGQAYVALSRARSLAGLRVLDFDPKVVKANSCVLQFYSCLRKEPFLIQASLNSYIKADKEN
- the PIF1 gene encoding ATP-dependent DNA helicase PIF1 isoform X5, giving the protein MQPSFQSDGRVRCTVAIEHLGAAVPSRVLLRDAWLTLGRDEFRELVLRVTSCSGAEVPRNFPLRRDGIRLFTRFVKDGKSSVRLGSGPKHVQLLFSNCPPDQLRRFIQMLRIKFKATQEGIQPVSDRTRLLSGLPRTFDTVSPVQARDLQQGNVRQALADVAGTPTRGQTLRNEARKRARVESLDGNQVRLRPERVTEIEPTKKLAWLRHPKTTLTQEQSMVLNAVLSGKNIFFTGSAGTGKSYLLKRIVASLPPNSTYATASTGVAACQIGGTTLHAFAGIGSGKAPLHQCIELAQRSGVRLQWLNCQHLIIDEISMVDGELFDKLEAVARTIRKCEDPFGGIQLIICGDFLQLPPVSKGTEQAKFCFQAKSWRRCVHLNMELTKVQRQTDKDFIYLLNAVRQGRCTEEVIKQLTATKTHKLERDGILATQLCTHKDDVELMNAKRLKELSGESRSYKAVDSDPVLVKTLDAYCPVSSIIELKLGAQVMLTKNLDVSKGLVNGARGVVIGFVTEGKGLPKVRFLCGVTTAVGLERWVFKGPAGIHLTRQQLPLKLAWAISIHKSQFYSCLRKEPFLIQASLNSYIKADKEN
- the PIF1 gene encoding ATP-dependent DNA helicase PIF1 isoform X1, encoding MQPSFQSDGRVRCTVAIEHLGAAVPSRVLLRDAWLTLGRDEFRELVLRVTSCSGAEVPRNFPLRRDGIRLFTRFVKDGKSSVRLGSGPKHVQLLFSNCPPDQLRRFIQMLRIKFKATQEGIQPVSDRTRLLSGLPRTFDTVSPVQARDLQQGNVRQALADVAGTPTRGQTLRNEARKRARVESLDGNQVRLRPERVTEIEPTKKLAWLRHPKTTLTQEQSMVLNAVLSGKNIFFTGSAGTGKSYLLKRIVASLPPNSTYATASTGVAACQIGGTTLHAFAGIGSGKAPLHQCIELAQRSGVRLQWLNCQHLIIDEISMVDGELFDKLEAVARTIRKCEDPFGGIQLIICGDFLQLPPVSKGTEQAKFCFQAKSWRRCVHLNMELTKVQRQTDKDFIYLLNAVRQGRCTEEVIKQLTATKTHKLERDGILATQLCTHKDDVELMNAKRLKELSGESRSYKAVDSDPVLVKTLDAYCPVSSIIELKLGAQVMLTKNLDVSKGLVNGARGVVIGFVTEGKGLPKVRFLCGVTTAVGLERWVFKGPAGIHLTRQQLPLKLAWAISIHKSQKQLSLMLELENRRGILLLQGMSLDCVEISLARVFECGQAYVALSRARSLAGLRVLDFDPKVVKANSCVLQFYSCLRKEPFLIQASLNSYIKADKEN
- the PIF1 gene encoding ATP-dependent DNA helicase PIF1 isoform X2 gives rise to the protein MQPSFQSDGRVRCTVAIEHLGAAVPSRVLLRDAWLTLGRDEFRELVLRVTSCSGAEVPRNFPLRRDGIRLFTRFVKDGKSSVRLGSGPKHVQLLFSNCPPDQLRRFIQMLRIKFKATQEGIQPVSDRTRLLSGLPRTFDTVSPVQARDLQQGNVRQALADVAGTPTRGQTLRNEARKRARVESLDGNQVTEIEPTKKLAWLRHPKTTLTQEQSMVLNAVLSGKNIFFTGSAGTGKSYLLKRIVASLPPNSTYATASTGVAACQIGGTTLHAFAGIGSGKAPLHQCIELAQRSGVRLQWLNCQHLIIDEISMVDGELFDKLEAVARTIRKCEDPFGGIQLIICGDFLQLPPVSKGTEQAKFCFQAKSWRRCVHLNMELTKVQRQTDKDFIYLLNAVRQGRCTEEVIKQLTATKTHKLERDGILATQLCTHKDDVELMNAKRLKELSGESRSYKAVDSDPVLVKTLDAYCPVSSIIELKLGAQVMLTKNLDVSKGLVNGARGVVIGFVTEGKGLPKVRFLCGVTTAVGLERWVFKGPAGIHLTRQQLPLKLAWAISIHKSQKQLSLMLELENRRGILLLQGMSLDCVEISLARVFECGQAYVALSRARSLAGLRVLDFDPKVVKANSCVLQFYSCLRKEPFLIQASLNSYIKADKEN
- the PIF1 gene encoding ATP-dependent DNA helicase PIF1 isoform X4; this translates as MQPSFQSDGRVRCTVAIEHLGAAVPSRVLLRDAWLTLGRDEFRELVLRVTSCSGAEVPRNFPLRRDGIRLFTRFVKDGKSSVRLGSGPKHVQLLFSNCPPDQLRRFIQMLRIKFKATQEGIQPVSDRTRLLSGLPRTFDTVSPVQARDLQQGNVRQALADVAGTPTRGQTLRNEARKRARVESLDGNQVTEIEPTKKLAWLRHPKTTLTQEQSMVLNAVLSGKNIFFTGSAGTGKSYLLKRIVASLPPNSTYATASTGVAACQIGGTTLHAFAGIGSGKAPLHQCIELAQRSGVRLQWLNCQHLIIDEISMVDGELFDKLEAVARTIRKCEDPFGGIQLIICGDFLQLPPVSKGTEQAKFCFQAKSWRRCVHLNMELTKVQRQTDKDFIYLLNAVRQGRCTEEVIKQLTATKTHKLERDGILATQLCTHKDDVELMNAKRLKELSGESRSYKAVDSDPVLVKTLDAYCPVSSIIELKLGAQVMLTKNLDVSKGLVNGARGVVIGFVTEGKGLPKVRFLCGVTTAVGLERWVFKGPAGIHLTRQQLPLKLAWAISIHKSQGMSLDCVEISLARVFECGQAYVALSRARSLAGLRVLDFDPKVVKANSCVLQFYSCLRKEPFLIQASLNSYIKADKEN